TAGCCGGCCCTCGATATAAACCTGTTTGCCCTTCGACAGATACTGCCCGCAGATTTCCGCCAATTTCCGCCAAGCGACGATGCGGTGCCACTCAGTCCATTCCTGGCGGTTGCCATCTTTGTCTATGTAACCTTCGGTAGTGGCCAGGTTGAAGCGGGCTACCGCGGTGCCGTTAGCAGTATAGCGGAGCTCTGGATCAGCTCCCAGGTGGCCGATCAGAATAACCTTATTAATTCCTCTAGCAGCCATC
The window above is part of the Deltaproteobacteria bacterium genome. Proteins encoded here:
- a CDS encoding single-stranded DNA-binding protein, translated to MAARGINKVILIGHLGADPELRYTANGTAVARFNLATTEGYIDKDGNRQEWTEWHRIVAWRKLAEICGQYLSKGKQVYIEGRLRTRSWEQDGVKRYTTEIEARDMQMLGSAQDRPGPREAEAPFPPPQGGPLDEDDIPF